From a single Nicotiana tomentosiformis chromosome 2, ASM39032v3, whole genome shotgun sequence genomic region:
- the LOC104086354 gene encoding uncharacterized protein, producing the protein MPAVWFALKRSLQCKSELRDVHDPRTDGKTLSKISTKKTVSRSGCSRSIANLKDVIHGSKRHMEKPPLQSPRSIGSSELLNPITHEVVLSNSTCELKITSCNFQDGNGSSGNSVESISAFMGTLKPGTPGPGGHHIGSSRKYRGFGSPIRKGSPGNLSRKAGSGFGGIVSRPKASSGADSHGFSALNCHKCGEQFAKFEAVEAHHLSKHAVTELIEGDSSRKIVEIICRTSCSKPENNSNGIERILKVHNMQKVLAQFEEYRELVKIKASKLAKKHPRCLADGNELLRFYGTTLECSLGMNGASSLCTSEKCKVCRILRHGFSIKKEINGGVGVFTASTSGRALEAIEENDDSLSLRKALIVCRVIAGRVHRPLENVQELIGQSGFDSLAGKVGLYSNIEELYLLNSKALLPCFVVICKS; encoded by the exons ATGCCAGCAGTTTGGTTTGCTTTAAAGAGATCATTGCAATGCAAATCAGAGCTAAGAGATGTTCATGATCCAAGAACTGATGGCAAAACTTTAAGCAAAATATCGACGAAAAAGACGGTAAGTAGATCAGGTTGTTCAAGGTCAATTGCAAATCTGAAAGATGTTATACATGGAAGTAAAAGGCATATGGAGAAGCCACCATTACAAAGTCCAAGATCTATTGGAAGCAGTGAACTTTTGAATCCAATTACACATGAAGTTGTGTTAAGCAATTCAACATGTGAACTCAAGATTACTAGTTGTAATTTCCAAGATGGTAATGGGAGTAGTGGAAATAGTGTTGAGAGTATTTCTGCTTTTATGGGTACTTTAAAACCAGGGACCCCTGGTCCAGGAGGACACCATATTGGATCTTCAAGAAAATATAGAGGCTTTGGTAGCCCTATAAGAAAAGGGTCACCTGGAAATTTATCAAGAAAAGCAGGGTCTGGATTTGGTGGTATTGTTTCTAGGCCTAAGGCTTCTTCTGGTGCAGATTCCCATGGCTTTTCAGCTCTGAATTGTCATAAATGTGGTGAACAATTTGCTAAATTTGAAGCTGTTGAAGCACATCATCTCTCTAAACATGCTG TAACAGAACTTATTGAAGGGGATTCCTCAAGGAAAATTGTTGAGATAATATGCAGAACAAGCTGTTCAAAGCCTGAAAACAATTCAAATGGGATAGAGAGGATCTTGAAGGTTCACAATATGCAAAAAGTGCTAGCTCAATTCGAGGAGTATCGCGAATTAGTAAAGATCAAAGCCAGCAAACTTGCCAAGAAACATCCTCGTTGCCTAGCCGATGGAAATGAACTATTAAGATTCTATGGCACAACTCTTGAATGTTCTCTTGGCATGAATGGTGCTTCTAGTTTATGTACATCAGAAAAATGCAAAGTTTGCAGGATTTTAAGGCATGGATTCTCTATCAAGAAGGAAATTAATGGTGGGGTTGGAGTTTTTACAGCTTCTACAAGTGGAAGAGCATTAGAAGCTATTGAGGAAAATGATGATAGTTTATCTTTGAGAAAGGCTCTAATAGTATGCAGAGTGATTGCTGGTAGGGTGCATAGACCTTTGGAAAATGTTCAAGAATTGATTGGTCAATCAGGGTTTGATTCATTGGCTGGAAAAGTAGGACTCTACTCAAATATTGAAGAACTCTATTTGCTCAATTCTAAAGCTTTGCTTCCTTGTTTTGTGGTAATCTGTAAATCATAA